From Alligator mississippiensis isolate rAllMis1 chromosome 9, rAllMis1, whole genome shotgun sequence, one genomic window encodes:
- the KIF20A gene encoding kinesin-like protein KIF20A isoform X1, producing MAQAALSPLAPALFSDEEAASSPVLESTAAELGRAARRDLLSDFSAIWPAAAGGPQADPEDGARLRVHLRVRPLTPAELEKREDQGCVCIESPETLLLRAPADSFAMRSTERGVGQAAHRFTFTQIFGPDVGQKTFFDATMKELVQDVLNGQNWLVYTYGITNSGKTHTIQGSSKDGGILPRSLALIFNSVGEQLYRAMDLKPSLSSEVAWLDSRQVQQEETKKLALLHGGLREELLTPLKRSHNTESQLQAATSSSYDSGVGGLSSTSQFANHSESSQLDRSRWADPDCVSLHASGDVQFSIWVSFFEIYNEQIYDLLEPALPGPNRKRQTLRLCEDPSGNPYVKDLNWIHVQDADEAWKLLKLGQKNQSFASTHLNQNSSRSHSIFSIRILHLTGGSSEMIPKISELSLCDLAGSERCKDQKSGDRMKEANNINTSLHTLGRCIAALRQNQQSKLKLVVVPFRDSKLTRVFQGFFTGRGRSSMIVNISQCASMYDETLHVAKFSALASQLVQAPAKVVLPSIQSIMREHRRLSQSSEAGPKQEIESDEEGGDEADVSLYNKEDLLRVVEAARELLVQERREKLHLEMQLREEICNEMVEHLQQKEQWCSQHVDAQKELLEELYEDKLSNLKESLTDYYQEEIRERDEKIEELEAALQGARVQLENLEMKQQDAGQEGLRRSKRVAASATSMQQELLEAKANLEQCQSELRTTTAELRKYQRLVEPPPSAKPITADVDKKLEDGQKNVRLLRSELHKLEECLQSAERACCHSTSAGKLRETLCTCEEILARQDQTLAELQNNMMLVKLDLRKKAACIAEQYHTVQKLQAPPTSTLKKRFCANRENLQPSQPPGKKLFLRNFLPCSPARTGVAESGPYGCILRARGTPAHKTLPSAKTFFQLWQPTMLSLCWVKTTAPSQFSTSCLGIKCPELHCRFPGEILELYKRDHHPHVLYKTCLNCAANSCACSQSHFYCFTPRKGVPH from the exons ATGGCGCAGGCCGCGCTGTCGCCGCTCGCTCCCGCGCTGTTCTCGGACGAGGAGGCCGCGTCGTCCCCGGTGCTCGAGTCTACGGCGGCCGAGCTGGGCCGGGCCGCGCGCCGGGACCTGCTCTCCGACTTCTCCGCCATCTGGCCCGCCGCGGCGGGCGGCCCGCAG GCGGACCCCGAGGACGGTGCCAGGCTGAGGGTGCACCTGCGGGTCCGGCCTCTGACGCCGGCCGAGCTGGAGAAGCGGGAGGACCAG GGCTGCGTCTGCATCGAGAGCCCGGAGACGCTGCTCCTGCGGGCGCCCGCGGACTCCTTCGCCATGCGCAGCACGGAGCGCGGCGTGGGCCAGGCGGCGCACAGGTTCACCTTCACGCAG ATCTTCGGCCCAGACGTCGGACAAAAGACGTTCTTTGACGCGACCATGAAGGAGCTGGTGCAGGATGTGCTGAACGGGCAAAACTGGCTGGTTTATACCTATGGCATCACCAACTCGGGGAAGACTCACACCATCCAGG GGAGCAGCAAGGACGGTGGGATTCTGCCCCGCTCCCTAGCACTCATCTTCAATAGCGTGGGAGAGCAGCTCTACCGAGCCATGGATCTCAAGCCCTCGCTCTCCAGCGAGGTGGCCTGGCTAGACAGCCGGCAGGTTCAACAAGAAGAGACCAAGAAGCTGGCCTTGCTGCACGGGGGATTACGGGAG GAGCTGCTGACTCCACTGAAGAGGAGCCACAACACCGagtcccagctccaggctgccactagcagcagttATGACAGTGGAGTGGGTGGCCTCTCGTCTACCAGCCAATTTGCCAACCACTCCGAGAGCAGCCAGCTGGACA GGTCTCGCTGGGCTGATCCAGACTGTGTCTCGCTCCATGCCTCGGGAGACGTGCAGTTCTCCATATGGGTCTCCTTTTTTGAGATTTACAACGAACAGATCTACGACTTGCTAGAGCCGGCTCTGCCTGGCCCGAACCGCAAGAGGCAGACGCTGCGGCTGTGTGAAGACCCGAGCGGCAATCCCTATGTCaaag ATCTGAACTGGATCCACGTCCAAGATGCCGACGAGGCCTGGAAGCTCCTGAAGCTGGGTCAGAAAAACCAGAGCTTTGCCAGCACTCACCTGAACCAGAACTCCAGCCgcag TCACAGCATCTTCTCCATCCGGATTCTTCACCTAACAGGGGGCAGCAGTGAGATGATCCCCAAAATCAGCGA ACTGTCCCTGTGTGACCTTGCTGGCTCAGAGCGTTGCAAGGACCAGAAGAGCGGGGACCGAATGAAGGAGGCAAACAACATCAACACCTCTCTGCACACGCTAGGCCGCTGCATTGCTGCCCTGCGCCAGAACCAGCAGTCCAA GCTGAAGCTGGTTGTGGTTCCCTTCCGGGACAGCAAGCTGACCCGTGTGTTCCAGGGATTCTTCACAGGGCGTGGGCGCTCCTCCATGATCGTCAACATTAGCCAGTGTGCGTCCATGTATGATGAAACCCTGCATGTGGCCAAGTTCTCAGCACTCGCCAGCCAG CTTGTTCAAGCTCCTGCAAAAGTGGTTCTCCCATCCATCCAGTCCATCATGAGGGAACACAGACGTCTTAGCCAGAGCTCAGAAGCAGGCCCAAAGCAGGAAATAGAATCTGACGAAGAGGGTGGAGATGAAGCAGATGTGTCCTTGTATAACAAGGAG GACTTGCTGCGTGTGGTGGAGGCTGCCCGGGAGCTGCTGGTGCAGGAACGGCGGGAGAAGCTGCACCTGGAAATGCAGCTCCGGGAGGAGATCTGCAATGAGATGGTGGAGCACCTGCAGCAGAAAGAGCAGTGGTGCAG CCAACATGTGGATGCCCAGAAGGAGCTACTGGAGGAGCTGTATGAGGATAAGCTGAGCAATCTGAAGGAGTCACTCACAGACTATTACCAGGAGGAGATCAGG GAACGGGATGAGAAGATTGAAGAGCTGGAGGCTGCTCTGCAGGGGGCAAGGGTGCAGCTGGAGAACCTGGAGATGAAGCAGCAGGATGCTGGGCAAGAGGGCCTGCGCAGGTCAAAGAGAGTGGCAGCATCTGCAACTTCTATGCAACAGGAGCTGCTGGAAGCCAAAGCCAATCTGGAGCAGTGTCAGTCAGAGCTAAGAACCACAACAGCAg AGCTACGCAAGTACcagaggctggtggagccaccACCTTCTGCCAAACCCATCACTGCAGATGTGGACAAGAAGCTGGAGGACGGACAGAAG AACGTGAGGCTGCTGAGATCAGAGTTGCATAAACTCGAGGAGTGTCTGCAGTCAGCAGAAAGAGCATGTTGTCACAGCACAAGTGCAGGGAAGCTTCGTGAGACCCTTTGCACTTGTGAAGAGATCCTGGCTAGACAG GACCAGACgctggcagagctgcagaacAACATGATGCTGGTCAAGCTGGATCTACGGAAGAAAGCAGCCTGCATTGCTGAACAGTATCATACTGTGCAGAAGCTCCAGGCCCCTCCGACATCCACCTTGAAGAAGCGCTTCTGTGCCAACCgagagaacctgcagccaagCCAGCCTCCTGGCAAAAAGCTTTTCCTGCGCAacttcctgccctgctcacctGCCCGTACAGGGGTGGCTGAGAGCGGCCCCTACGGCTGCATCCTGCGAGCCCGTGGAACACCAGCACACAAGACCCTGCCCTCTG CAAAGACCTTTTTCCAACTGTGGCAGCCAACAATGCTCTCACTCTGCTGGGTGAAGACAACTGCACCAAGCCAGTTTTCCACATCTTGTTTGGGAATTAAGTGTCCAGAATTGCACTGCAGGTTTCCAGGTGAGATCTTGGAGCTTTATAAAAGGGATCACCACCCACATGTCCTTTATAAGACCTGCCTCAACTGTGCTGCCAACAGTTGTGCTTGCTCACAGTCTCATTTTTACTGCTTTACCCCAAGAAAAGGGGTACCCCATTAA